One part of the Rutidosis leptorrhynchoides isolate AG116_Rl617_1_P2 chromosome 1, CSIRO_AGI_Rlap_v1, whole genome shotgun sequence genome encodes these proteins:
- the LOC139845844 gene encoding uncharacterized protein, whose translation MNIECPWEIYVSKVGKSETWQVKTFHDKHKCLFSRDIPQCTYEFLASKLVDKIPSNPNLPTKAVKVQFESEYGVNITKQKAYRALKLAIKTVKGDYQEQYSHLRDYLLELVKCNPDTTVHVQTEQCDPDLPTRVFKRDLKRFNEGCWDYLVKIKPQHWARSHFSGRAKTDILLNNMCEVLNRWLVDGRDKPIITALEFIREYLMKRIVNVRNTISKCSGPLTPGATKVFEGIKKEAEKYTVMFSGSNTYQVNGPHDDQCVVDMEHRSCVCRKWELTGMPCKHVVAVLWNMFAYDKRVGPPESWVHPVHRLETWKKTCTFTIDPLSGREHWPKSTVPTKLMPPLKIATAGRPKKNRRKELDEKESMVKDGKLSKKGGTTQCSMCKEFGHNKRGCTNGGASKSGSKRCDNGASESGVQKKMKGKNG comes from the exons ATGAATATAGAATGTCCTTGGGAGATTTATGTATCCAAAGTTGGTAAATCAGAAACATGGCAAGTGAAGACATTTCATGATAAACACAAGTGTTTATTCTCAAGAGATATTCCACAGTGTACTTATGAGTTTCTTGCAAGCAAATTGGTTGACAAAATTCCATCTAATCCAAACTTACCTACTAAAGCAGTAAAGGTACAATTTGAGTCTGAGTATGGGGTTAATATTACAAAACAAAAGGCATATAGAGCATTGAAGTTGGCAATAAAAACTGTCAAAGGAGATTATCAGGAGCAATATAGTCATTTAAGGGATTATTTGTTAGAGTTGGTTAAATGTAACCCAGACACAACTGTGCATGTGCAAACAGAACAATGTGATCCTGATTTACCTACTAGGGTTTTCAAGAGA GATCTGAAAAGGTTTAATGAAGGTTGTTGGGATTATTTGGTTAAGATAAAACCCCAACATTGGGCAAGAAGTCATTTCTCAG GGAGGGCAAAAACTGATATACTTCTCAACAATATGTGTGAAGTTTTAAATAGATGGTTGGTAGATGGTAGAGATAAGCCAATCATAACTGCACTGGAGTTTATTAGAGAATACCTTATGAAGAGAATAGTTAATGTTCGTAATACAATTTCCAAGTGTAGTGGACCATTAACCCCTGGTGCTACCAAAGTGTTTGAAGGAATAAAGAAAGAAGCTGAGAAATATACTGTCATGTTTAGTGGGAGCAACACATATCAAGTAAATGGACCACATGATGATCAATGTGTGGTTGACATGGAGCACAGGTCATGTGTATGCAGAAAGTGGGAGCTAACAGGTATGCCTTGCAAACATGTTGTGGCTGTCTTATGGAACATGTTTGCGTATGACAAGAGAGTTGGACCACCTGAGTCATGGGTACACCCAGTACACCGGTTAGAAACTTGGAAGAAGACATGCACATTTACAATTGACCCTTTGAGTGGTAGAGAACATTGGCCTAAATCTACTGTACCAACAAAGCTCATGCCACCATTAAAAATTGCAACTGCTGGAAGACCCAAAAAGAATAGGAGAAAGGAATTAGATGAGAAGGAAAGTATGGTTAAGGATGGTAAGTTGTCAAAGAAAGGAGGAACTACTCAGTGTAGTATGTGTAAAGAGTTTGGGCATAACAAACGTGGTTGTACAAATGGTGGTGCATCTAAAAGTGGATCAAAGAGGTGTGACAATGGTGCATCCGAAAGTGGAGTGCAGAAAAAAATGAAAGGAAAAAATGGCTAG
- the LOC139882511 gene encoding dnaJ protein ERDJ3A translates to MKNCNNRILSSIIIVFSLLIFISVESKPLDPYKVLGVEKDASQRQIQKAFHKLSLQYHPDKNKDKGAQEKFAEINNAYDILSDEEKRKNYDMFGDERGSPGFGGEEGGNRGGHTFFGGGGGPGQSGFRFSPDEWQTMGGQSGGSKSYSFSFGGNSKPSSGSSFGFDIGDVFSNFFGGGMSGGGNQFGSFGNSGGSHPGSRSSTKSLKSINSEFFKKEVIDKGVTWILLSYAPLMKGKQHYELIIDEVSSSLKGALEVGNVNCEVESSLCKELGIRPRNKPRVYVYSYKASETGSLIEYTGDVTVKDLKSFVQDHLPRFSKRVTLAQFEAQASTTVESLPKVILLSTKKDTPVIWRALSGLYRKRFVFYDTQVQDVYDPTAKKLGVDEVPAVVGWLSNGEKQILKNGIHVKDMKSTIRDLSSLLEAFEKKNKKIASTTQSKKPPTDSDKDSVSLLTAANFNAVCGESTPVCIIGVFRSSKGREKLHSILSSVSQMSLMRRQNPASGPRDSVSYALLDASHQSSFLYAFDKSGFKSSDKLLIAYKPRKSKFSAFTGDITTEEVEKFIGSVLNGDVQFSKTRQKPVVK, encoded by the exons ATGAAGAACTGCAATAATCGTATCCTATCGTCAATAATCATCgtattttcgttgttaattttcaTCTCAGTAGAATCAAAACCACTCGATCCTTACAAG GTACTAGGAGTCGAAAAGGATGCAAGTCAGAGGCAAATTCAGAAAGCTTTCCACAA GCTTTCTCTTCAATATCATCCTGATAAGAACAAAGACAAGGGGGCCCAGGAGAAGTTCGCTGAGATTAATAACG CATACGATATTTTGTCAGATGAAGAAAAGAGAAAAAATTATGATATGTTTGGGGATGAAAGGGGGAGTCCCGGATTTGGTGGTGAGGAAGGTGGAAACCGTGGCGGACATACGTTCTTCGGTGGTGGTGGTGGGCCAGGCCAAAGTGGGTTCAGATTCTCGCCTGATGAATGGCAAACAATGGGTGGTCAAAGTGGTGGTTCCAAATCGTAttcattttctttcggtggaaatAGTAAACCTAGTAGTGGGAGTTCGTTCGGTTTTGATATAGGTGATGTTTTTTCAAACTTTTTTGGGGGTGGAATGAGTGGTGGTGGGAATCAGTTTGGGAGCTTTGGTAATTCGGGCGGGTCTCATCCGGGTTCAAGGAGTTCTACTAAAAGCTTAAAGTCGATTAATTCTGAGTTTTTTAAGAAAGAAGTAATTGATAAAGGGGTCACTTGGATTTTGTTATCTTATGCACCTTTAATGAAAGGGAAGCAACACTATGAATTGATTATAGATGAAGTTTCTAGTTCACTGAAAGGAGCGCTAGAG GTTGGAAATGTGAATTGTGAAGTAGAATCGTCTCTGTGCAAGGAACTTGGTATTCGTCCAAGGAATAAACCTCGAGTCTATGTTTATTCGTACAAAGCAAGTGAAACTGGATCCTTGATCGAGTACACTGGTGATGTAACTGTCAAAGATTTGAAGTCATTTGTTCAAGATCATCTGCCAAGATTTTCAAAACGTGTTACGCTGGCCCAGTTTGAGGCGCAAGCCTCCACAACTGTAGAATCTTTACCTAAAGTGATACTTCTTTCAACTAAAAAAGATACACCTGTTATATGGCGTGCACTTAGTGGCTTGTACCGAAAACGTTTCGTCTTTTATGATACACAG GTTCAAGATGTTTATGATCCAACAGCAAAAAAACTAGGCGTTGATGAAGTTCCAGCTGTAGTTGGTTGGCTATCAAATGGAGAGAAGCAGATTCTCAAAAACGGGATCCATGTAAAGGATATGAAATCGACAATTAGGGATCTTAGTTCATTACTAGAAGCGTTTGAGAAAAAGAACAAGAAGATAGCTTCAACAACACAGAGTAAGAAACCACCTACTGATTCAGATAAAGATTCGGTTTCTTTGTTGACAGCCGCAAATTTTAACGCCGTCTGTGGGGAATCAACGCCCGTTTGCATTATCGGTGTCTTTAGATCCTCCAAAGGAAGGGAAAAACTCCATAGCATACTCTCATCA GTGTCGCAGATGTCGCTCATGAGGAGACAAAACCCGGCTTCTGGTCCAAGGGATTCAGTTTCTTATGCTCTTTTGGACGCTTCACATCAATCTTCTTTCTTATACGCATTTGACAAATCAGGGTTCAAATCATCAGACAAGCTTTTGATAGCATACAAACCCCGCAAGTCGAAGTTTTCAGCCTTTACAGGAGATATAACCACAGAGGAAGTTGAAAAATTCATTGGTTCAGTTCTTAATGGTGATGTGCAGTTTAGTAAGACCAGGCAAAAACCTGTTGTTAAGTGA